A genome region from bacterium includes the following:
- a CDS encoding alkaline phosphatase family protein, translated as MKQKFIRQARCACWVLLFGLAGVLTAQTTTLGQQPLNPNPADAGLRSGPMAGFAELTEAALWVQTTRPALVQFRYWIQGQPGSAALSPTVMTTAQGDHIAQVILSLLEPGTRYEYELYIDGKLVPRPYRLSFQTQTFWQWRSDPPAFSVLFGSCAYVNQESHDRPGKPYGSDYDIFPVMAAKQPDLMLWLGDNFYYREPDFFSIAQMKARNAHTRALPELQALLAATQHYAIWDDHDYGPNDADWTYRMKQPALEIFKAYWPNPAFGHDGVPGVFFSFSWNDIDFFMLDNRYHRSPNFSRDSLDKVMFGPAQMRWLKDGLIASRAPFKIIVGGNQMLNPMSPAESFAKFPHEYRQFLQWLQEQNVWGVVFLSGDRHMSELIRLQPEGFYPLYDFTSSSFTAGTYRAEKDLNNPHRVPGTLYDAGHGFGMLRFEGPRRDRKLTMECYDKSGKLVWQQTVKARELRPKREAEGQN; from the coding sequence GGTGTTGCTTTTCGGCCTTGCGGGCGTGCTCACCGCCCAGACCACCACGCTAGGGCAGCAGCCGCTCAATCCCAATCCCGCGGACGCCGGCTTGCGTTCCGGCCCGATGGCAGGTTTCGCAGAACTGACCGAAGCGGCGCTGTGGGTGCAAACTACGCGGCCGGCACTGGTGCAGTTCCGCTATTGGATTCAGGGGCAGCCCGGCTCTGCCGCGCTCAGCCCGACGGTGATGACCACCGCGCAGGGCGACCACATCGCGCAGGTGATCTTGAGTTTGCTTGAGCCGGGCACACGCTATGAGTATGAACTGTACATTGACGGCAAACTCGTGCCGCGACCCTATCGCCTCAGCTTTCAAACGCAGACGTTTTGGCAATGGCGCAGCGATCCGCCGGCATTCTCCGTGCTGTTCGGCTCCTGCGCGTATGTGAATCAGGAAAGCCATGACCGGCCCGGCAAACCTTACGGCAGTGATTACGACATCTTTCCGGTGATGGCCGCGAAACAGCCGGATCTCATGCTGTGGCTGGGCGACAATTTCTACTATCGCGAGCCGGACTTCTTCTCCATTGCCCAGATGAAAGCGCGCAACGCCCACACCCGCGCCCTGCCCGAGTTGCAGGCGCTGCTGGCCGCCACGCAACACTACGCGATTTGGGACGATCACGACTACGGTCCCAACGATGCCGATTGGACCTATCGCATGAAGCAGCCGGCGCTGGAAATCTTCAAAGCCTACTGGCCGAATCCGGCTTTTGGCCATGACGGCGTGCCCGGTGTCTTCTTCAGCTTCAGTTGGAATGACATCGACTTCTTCATGCTCGACAATCGCTATCACCGCTCGCCCAACTTCTCGCGCGATTCGCTGGACAAGGTCATGTTCGGCCCGGCACAGATGCGTTGGCTGAAAGACGGCTTGATCGCCAGCCGAGCGCCGTTCAAAATCATCGTGGGTGGCAACCAAATGCTCAATCCCATGTCGCCGGCCGAGTCCTTCGCGAAGTTTCCGCATGAATACCGGCAATTCCTGCAGTGGCTGCAGGAGCAAAACGTGTGGGGCGTGGTGTTTCTTTCCGGCGACCGTCACATGAGCGAGCTGATCCGATTGCAGCCGGAGGGCTTTTATCCGCTGTACGATTTCACCAGCTCGTCATTCACCGCCGGCACGTATCGCGCGGAGAAGGATTTGAACAATCCCCATCGCGTACCGGGCACGCTTTACGATGCCGGTCACGGCTTCGGCATGCTGCGCTTCGAGGGACCGCGCCGCGATCGCAAGTTGACGATGGAATGTTACGACAAGAGTGGCAAGCTGGTATGGCAGCAGACCGTCAAGGCCCGAGAACTGCGGCCCAAGCGGGAGGCGGAAGGGCAGAATTGA